The proteins below are encoded in one region of Bremerella sp. P1:
- a CDS encoding rolling circle replication-associated protein → MWTFTVDPQLFNSPKDAYWYVKEQRAVSRTINRLKDLGHLHSGRWFCVVEWQKNGMPHWHVLLDATRIPFSVMCDIWNSFRPGWAGPVEGTRPGFGSIRFSATDHNFVGAEHAAHYACKYMIKHPDHGYPDWVLDSTRRIRRYETSRCLLTPPAEPTEDIATDEPPEIEWCTEFEHPEGCVCIECTAKQDESEAVPKSTIRQRLAKCKQEAVIIHVAVVTRDDGQLEEVRRFVRNVETPFWKIAKALNQKIEKSLPLYVTNEELDQLDWIIAKFEHEEDLKAGI, encoded by the coding sequence ATGTGGACATTCACCGTCGATCCTCAGCTCTTCAACTCTCCGAAAGATGCCTATTGGTATGTCAAGGAACAACGAGCCGTATCGCGAACTATCAACAGACTCAAAGATCTCGGCCACCTTCATTCAGGCCGCTGGTTCTGCGTCGTCGAGTGGCAAAAGAACGGGATGCCTCATTGGCACGTTTTGCTGGATGCCACGCGGATTCCCTTTTCCGTTATGTGCGATATCTGGAACTCGTTCCGGCCTGGCTGGGCAGGGCCCGTTGAAGGTACGCGACCTGGCTTCGGTTCGATTCGATTCTCTGCGACCGATCACAATTTTGTCGGTGCAGAGCACGCCGCTCATTACGCATGCAAATATATGATCAAGCATCCCGATCACGGCTACCCCGATTGGGTGCTCGATTCAACACGCCGAATCAGACGCTACGAAACAAGCCGATGCCTCCTTACACCACCGGCAGAACCCACCGAAGACATCGCCACCGATGAGCCGCCAGAGATTGAATGGTGTACCGAATTCGAGCATCCCGAGGGCTGTGTGTGCATTGAGTGCACGGCCAAGCAAGACGAAAGCGAAGCGGTGCCAAAATCGACGATCCGCCAACGCCTGGCTAAATGCAAACAAGAGGCCGTCATCATCCATGTTGCCGTGGTGACTCGCGACGACGGCCAACTTGAGGAAGTAAGGCGATTCGTGCGGAACGTGGAAACGCCCTTTTGGAAGATCGCCAAGGCCCTCAATCAGAAGATTGAAAAGTCGTTGCCGCTCTATGTCACGAATGAGGAACTCGATCAGCTCGATTGGATCATCGCGAAGTTCGAGCATGAAGAAGACCTGAAGGCAGGCATCTAG
- a CDS encoding tyrosine-type recombinase/integrase, giving the protein MSAPKVKVVKVQGKYLVLRWQDPLTGQVRQRSAKTSDQAEATKAANKLESDLWAGRNVDRYKMTWKELRERYETEKLPSLAKKSQEGYKTSMNVFETRMRPHKLIDITSIRLSEFQTRMRRDKLSERTIASYLRHLKAIFNWAVSMGIMDETPRIQMPKRAKGSKVMKGRPISDAEFQDMLEAVDEVVKPEHVESWKHYLEGMWWSGLRLSESLLLSWESHGALSIDLTGTWPLLRIDAEFEKGNQDRVCALAPEFVEVLLKTPKRQRKGFVFDPLGYLCERPRVDWVSKMISEFGRTAGIVVNVDRRTGKKKFASIHDFRRSFGERWSKRLLPQQLRELMRHESIETTLKFYVGIDAQRTAELLWNVVEAERLSIPTEQS; this is encoded by the coding sequence ATGAGTGCTCCGAAAGTGAAAGTCGTTAAGGTGCAAGGCAAGTACCTGGTGTTGCGTTGGCAAGATCCGCTTACCGGCCAGGTGCGGCAGCGATCCGCCAAGACGAGTGACCAGGCCGAAGCAACCAAGGCTGCGAACAAGTTGGAATCGGATCTCTGGGCCGGTCGAAATGTTGACCGATACAAGATGACCTGGAAGGAGCTGCGTGAGCGATACGAAACGGAGAAGCTTCCCAGCCTGGCGAAGAAATCACAGGAAGGCTACAAGACGTCGATGAACGTTTTCGAGACGCGAATGCGGCCACACAAGCTCATTGACATTACTTCGATTCGCCTGAGCGAATTTCAAACCAGGATGCGACGCGACAAACTCTCGGAACGCACAATTGCGTCCTACCTTCGCCACCTGAAAGCGATTTTTAACTGGGCCGTCTCAATGGGAATCATGGACGAGACCCCACGGATTCAAATGCCCAAGCGGGCCAAAGGCAGCAAGGTTATGAAGGGCCGCCCAATCTCCGATGCCGAATTCCAAGACATGCTGGAAGCGGTAGACGAAGTCGTGAAACCTGAACACGTGGAATCGTGGAAGCACTACCTTGAGGGAATGTGGTGGTCTGGCCTAAGGCTTTCCGAGTCGCTGCTACTTTCGTGGGAATCTCATGGTGCTCTCTCAATTGACCTCACTGGCACCTGGCCGCTGCTACGAATTGACGCTGAATTCGAGAAAGGGAACCAGGATCGAGTTTGTGCCCTAGCCCCTGAGTTTGTCGAGGTTCTTTTGAAAACGCCTAAGCGTCAGCGGAAAGGATTCGTATTTGATCCCCTCGGATATCTTTGTGAACGCCCAAGGGTCGATTGGGTATCAAAGATGATTTCCGAGTTTGGCCGAACTGCCGGAATCGTCGTTAATGTCGATCGCCGAACAGGGAAGAAGAAGTTTGCCAGCATTCACGACTTCAGGCGATCCTTCGGTGAACGGTGGTCGAAAAGGCTTCTACCTCAGCAGTTGCGAGAGTTAATGAGGCATGAATCGATTGAGACGACTCTGAAGTTTTACGTCGGGATAGATGCACAACGCACAGCTGAGCTACTTTGGAACGTTGTTGAGGCAGAGCGATTGTCGATACCGACGGAACAGTCTTGA
- a CDS encoding sigma-54-dependent Fis family transcriptional regulator, giving the protein MNATDHDPFQLLGEAIQENPRLATMLTQLWRQLDTAQDLTQLFDGICKALAKSFPNSAAQLLRQQTTGDWKVVASAGKIRQVTSSQTQAWMQSDISPGDPAAFSLALENEPHRLLVIEGVQDLPTRSLQAIAQVTRFAVKRFIENQNKNDRSRRLKAMLTMVQRWQQTDDLISLLNEMAESSTEFFGAERASIFLWDKPKHQLVGRPALGVEDGKLVVPDDKGVVGAVVQTGEPRRVDDMLGHEVNRDIDKKLEFHTRSLLCVPLLDRKGKVFGAFELINKVDGNFTTKDEQGLVEVAVHAAAVLESSQQIAELVESRDRIAQAQAAEIQLIGESPAMMELRRNIERIAATKLPVLVLGENGSGKEVVSRMIHYNSDRRSQPLVAVNCAALPDTLLESELFGHEKGAFTGAHETKAGKFELASGGTLFLDEIGDMSLPGQAKLLRVLENHVVTRLGGQTDIETDVRVIAATNQDLPKLVKEKKFRQDLFYRLDVVSINLPPLRDRGNDILILAHQFLEQFSRKAHREIPMLSADAKDRLLQHPWPGNIRELRNTMERIAFLCDREVITSEVLPLETNTGPQVQQVSAQLDLAAATDRFQADFISYHLGRTGGNMAQAAKNMGVHRSNLHRKMKQLGLLEEKD; this is encoded by the coding sequence ATGAACGCTACCGATCACGATCCTTTTCAACTGCTGGGCGAAGCCATTCAGGAGAACCCGCGTCTGGCCACCATGCTGACGCAGCTCTGGCGACAGCTCGATACGGCCCAGGATTTGACGCAGCTGTTCGATGGGATCTGTAAGGCACTCGCCAAGTCGTTTCCCAACTCGGCGGCTCAACTTCTGCGGCAGCAAACGACCGGGGATTGGAAGGTGGTCGCCTCGGCCGGCAAGATTCGGCAAGTGACTTCCAGCCAGACCCAAGCGTGGATGCAGTCTGACATCTCTCCCGGAGACCCGGCCGCCTTTTCGCTGGCCCTGGAAAACGAACCGCATCGCCTGTTGGTGATCGAAGGCGTACAGGACCTGCCGACTCGGTCACTGCAGGCAATCGCCCAGGTAACGCGTTTTGCGGTCAAACGCTTCATTGAAAACCAGAACAAGAACGACCGCTCGCGACGTCTCAAGGCCATGCTGACGATGGTTCAGCGGTGGCAGCAGACCGACGATCTCATTTCGCTGCTCAATGAAATGGCCGAGTCGTCGACCGAGTTCTTCGGTGCCGAGCGGGCCAGTATCTTTCTGTGGGACAAGCCCAAGCATCAACTGGTCGGTCGGCCGGCCCTGGGGGTCGAAGATGGCAAGCTGGTCGTGCCGGATGACAAAGGGGTTGTCGGAGCGGTCGTACAAACGGGCGAACCGCGCCGCGTTGATGACATGCTGGGGCATGAAGTTAATCGCGACATCGATAAGAAGCTCGAGTTTCATACCCGCAGCTTGTTGTGCGTGCCGTTGTTGGATCGCAAAGGCAAGGTGTTCGGGGCGTTCGAGCTAATCAACAAAGTCGACGGCAACTTCACGACCAAGGATGAACAAGGTCTCGTGGAAGTGGCTGTCCACGCGGCAGCCGTGTTGGAAAGTTCGCAGCAGATCGCCGAGCTGGTCGAAAGCCGCGATCGCATCGCCCAGGCCCAGGCCGCCGAGATCCAACTGATCGGCGAGTCGCCAGCGATGATGGAGCTACGCAGGAACATCGAACGCATCGCCGCGACCAAGCTGCCTGTCTTGGTGCTGGGCGAGAATGGTAGCGGTAAGGAAGTCGTCAGCCGCATGATTCACTACAACAGCGACCGCCGCAGCCAACCGCTGGTCGCCGTGAACTGTGCGGCCCTGCCGGATACGCTTTTGGAAAGCGAACTGTTTGGTCACGAGAAGGGAGCGTTCACCGGGGCGCACGAAACGAAGGCCGGTAAGTTTGAATTGGCCTCCGGCGGGACACTTTTCCTGGACGAGATTGGCGACATGAGCTTGCCAGGGCAGGCCAAGCTGTTGCGGGTACTGGAGAACCACGTCGTCACGCGGTTGGGTGGGCAGACCGATATCGAGACCGATGTCCGCGTCATTGCGGCCACCAACCAGGACCTGCCCAAGCTGGTCAAAGAGAAGAAGTTCCGCCAGGACCTGTTCTATCGGTTGGATGTCGTCTCGATTAACTTGCCGCCGCTGCGCGACCGCGGGAACGATATCTTGATTCTCGCCCATCAGTTCCTCGAGCAGTTTTCGCGAAAGGCCCACCGCGAGATCCCGATGCTGTCGGCCGATGCCAAGGACCGCTTGCTCCAGCATCCCTGGCCCGGCAACATTCGCGAACTACGCAACACGATGGAGCGAATCGCGTTTCTCTGCGATCGGGAAGTCATCACGTCCGAGGTCCTGCCGCTGGAAACCAATACCGGGCCGCAAGTGCAGCAGGTTTCCGCCCAACTGGACCTGGCCGCCGCCACCGATCGCTTTCAGGCCGACTTCATCAGCTATCACCTCGGTCGAACGGGCGGAAACATGGCCCAGGCCGCCAAAAACATGGGCGTTCACCGCTCGAACCTGCACCGCAAAATGAAGCAGCTAGGGCTGTTAGAAGAAAAAGACTAG
- a CDS encoding PDZ domain-containing protein — protein MKVRNWFMAAILATGVVAVPMMQVATADEPAQEEAKVEAKQEEPAAKKYWLGIQLAPTPEILKKHVERLKDGGAMVAGVAPESPAEKAGLKAGDHVLKINDVTISSPMQVIKIVGDSDGKALTVRLLRGLEIESLTVQPEEAPENLISAMQPQIQAVPGVRVQPAKPSQRLRFFGPGQVVPPQVRLQALEQDMPQNMMIRVEKKGDGPTNLHIEREGKSWDVTEENIDELPEDLRPIAKRYLAQGAAGNNIIIGGQDVPFIELQEMIKDMGPQGLPGNADFEKRIQEEMKQMHEMIRKMHERMERMPVPQQPAPKDAPNEV, from the coding sequence ATGAAGGTCAGAAATTGGTTCATGGCCGCGATCTTAGCAACCGGCGTCGTCGCCGTACCTATGATGCAGGTCGCCACCGCCGATGAACCGGCTCAAGAGGAAGCCAAGGTCGAAGCCAAGCAAGAAGAGCCAGCGGCAAAGAAGTATTGGCTTGGCATTCAGTTGGCTCCGACACCTGAGATTTTGAAGAAGCACGTCGAGCGTCTGAAGGACGGCGGCGCGATGGTCGCCGGAGTCGCTCCGGAAAGCCCTGCCGAAAAGGCCGGACTGAAAGCAGGCGATCATGTTTTGAAGATAAATGACGTCACGATTAGTTCGCCTATGCAGGTGATCAAAATCGTGGGCGATAGCGACGGCAAAGCCCTCACTGTACGTCTTCTGCGTGGCTTGGAAATCGAGTCGCTGACCGTTCAACCGGAAGAAGCTCCTGAAAACTTGATCTCGGCCATGCAACCGCAAATTCAAGCCGTCCCAGGCGTTCGCGTGCAGCCAGCCAAGCCAAGTCAGCGTCTGCGTTTCTTTGGCCCTGGTCAGGTCGTCCCACCTCAAGTGCGACTGCAGGCCCTGGAGCAGGACATGCCTCAGAACATGATGATCCGCGTGGAAAAGAAGGGTGACGGACCGACTAACTTGCACATCGAACGCGAAGGCAAGAGCTGGGATGTGACCGAAGAGAACATCGACGAGTTGCCAGAAGACCTGCGTCCGATTGCGAAGCGTTATCTCGCTCAGGGTGCTGCCGGCAACAACATCATCATCGGTGGTCAGGATGTTCCGTTCATCGAACTTCAAGAGATGATCAAGGACATGGGACCACAAGGGTTGCCTGGCAACGCCGACTTCGAGAAGCGTATCCAGGAAGAGATGAAGCAAATGCATGAAATGATCCGCAAGATGCACGAGCGGATGGAACGCATGCCAGTCCCCCAGCAGCCCGCCCCCAAAGACGCACCTAACGAAGTGTAG
- a CDS encoding RNA polymerase sigma factor, with the protein MNPIELPGDNVKPEPAQLLQQHERWLRTALYARLRNPVEVDDVMQETVTAALENWQQIRDPNAVGPWLYKIAIRQALLYRRKQGRIRKLHDAVEQNLPPKTNAEANPLDWLLAEERNELVRQAMNELPRRDAEILLLKYTEQWSYREISERLGVSTSAVEARLHRARQRLRERLVAREIVSTAT; encoded by the coding sequence ATGAACCCCATCGAGTTGCCAGGAGACAACGTGAAGCCTGAGCCCGCACAACTGCTACAGCAGCATGAGCGATGGCTGAGGACTGCGCTTTACGCCCGGCTTCGTAATCCGGTGGAGGTTGACGACGTGATGCAGGAGACGGTCACCGCAGCGTTGGAAAATTGGCAGCAGATAAGGGACCCCAACGCTGTGGGACCGTGGCTCTACAAGATCGCCATTCGCCAGGCTCTCTTGTATCGCCGCAAGCAAGGCCGGATTCGTAAATTGCACGATGCGGTCGAGCAGAACCTGCCCCCGAAAACAAACGCCGAGGCGAACCCGTTGGATTGGCTGCTGGCCGAAGAACGCAACGAGTTAGTCCGTCAGGCGATGAACGAATTACCAAGACGCGATGCTGAAATCCTGCTGCTCAAGTACACCGAGCAGTGGAGCTATCGCGAGATCAGCGAGCGACTGGGCGTAAGTACCAGCGCCGTGGAAGCCAGACTTCATCGTGCTCGTCAAAGATTACGAGAGCGATTGGTGGCCCGAGAAATTGTTTCGACGGCAACCTGA
- a CDS encoding aldose epimerase family protein, whose translation MNVTASEFGQMPDGTVIAKYTVDNGNGVVMELINYGAIMTSLSTPDKNGKSANINVGFNNLESYLGGTPYFGATVGRYANRIAKGKFTLGGKEYSLALNNGPNTLHGGEQGFDKVVWDSKKIETEEAVGVQFDYTSKDGEEGYPGNLKVTVKYTLTPDNKLVMDYTATTDAETVLNLTNHNYWNLAGATSGKNYDHELKLEADKYLPVDETLIPTGDMASVKGTPMDFTSFKAIGKDIQKTGGDPIGYDHCYVLNDQTDKLSLAATVKEPTSGRVMEVWTTQPGIQFYSGNFLDGSDGNAGLNQHEAFCLETQHYPDTPNQPNFPSATLKPGETFHETTVHTFSVEK comes from the coding sequence ATGAATGTGACCGCGAGCGAGTTCGGCCAAATGCCGGATGGAACCGTGATTGCCAAGTACACGGTCGACAACGGTAACGGCGTCGTGATGGAGCTGATCAACTACGGCGCGATCATGACCAGCCTTTCCACGCCTGACAAAAATGGCAAGTCGGCCAACATCAACGTTGGTTTCAACAACCTGGAAAGCTACTTGGGCGGTACGCCCTACTTTGGCGCCACCGTGGGCCGCTACGCCAATCGCATCGCTAAGGGCAAGTTCACCCTCGGCGGCAAGGAATACTCTCTGGCTCTCAACAATGGCCCCAACACGCTACACGGCGGTGAACAGGGTTTCGACAAGGTCGTCTGGGATTCCAAGAAGATCGAAACCGAAGAAGCCGTTGGTGTGCAGTTCGACTACACCAGCAAAGATGGCGAAGAAGGCTACCCCGGTAACCTGAAGGTCACCGTGAAGTACACCCTGACTCCAGACAACAAATTGGTGATGGATTACACAGCCACGACCGACGCCGAAACCGTGCTGAACCTGACCAACCACAACTACTGGAACCTGGCCGGTGCCACCAGTGGCAAGAATTACGATCACGAGTTGAAGCTGGAAGCCGACAAGTACCTGCCGGTCGACGAAACGCTGATTCCTACCGGCGACATGGCGTCGGTCAAAGGAACTCCGATGGACTTCACCTCGTTCAAGGCGATCGGTAAGGACATCCAAAAGACCGGCGGCGATCCGATCGGCTACGACCACTGCTACGTGCTCAACGATCAGACCGACAAGCTGTCCCTGGCCGCGACCGTCAAAGAACCCACCTCGGGTCGCGTGATGGAAGTTTGGACCACCCAGCCCGGCATCCAGTTCTACAGCGGTAACTTCCTCGATGGCAGCGACGGCAACGCTGGGCTGAACCAGCACGAAGCATTCTGTCTGGAAACACAGCACTATCCCGATACGCCGAACCAGCCTAACTTCCCATCGGCTACCTTGAAGCCAGGGGAAACTTTCCACGAGACGACCGTCCATACGTTCTCGGTTGAAAAGTAA
- a CDS encoding serine/threonine-protein kinase — translation MNQPENEVVLKIAAEARRRQGAAREAFLDDTCGTDQVLRKLVEDKIRPKPAGTLVPDQANVSPTVEAQPTSKHSLHPRQGLTTRYLPGTSFLVRVWASSLYRKIAIVSFIVLIILLGIGARYMVWNELSKVREQEFTALLSADVQALTSWIETRKEHVSVVAKDQDVREAILSLVNEKRTLRDKYSAADVREQLDFFRERFPKFTRLRGEAQRFVEENEPIELDLSNGPTPRNQPGLIADEGVYFVADAAGTILASTEEEAINQKLAGTRRTQVFSDIFQNKAGFIPPMRPEHEMTIPGTRPDVAFTWVYQPIYDDFNVPTAILCFGYYSVGNFTKSLISARTGMTGEAYAFDANGLMLTESRFTKDLWRMGILPEGEPTRANLMLRPPFAMEHPNPENHSRFTRMIGEAIAEHSSGPKSGVMMTPYLNYRGHYVVGAWQWIDEYNFGVAYEIESQESFRPFTIISYTQYALLLLIAGFAGLAYYAASSLVQMRRTIGEHTVVGAYELLRKIGEGGMGQVYLARHQMLKRPTAVKLMRPEQTDASLLKRFEREVQLSSRLKHPNTVEIYDYGKTPDDIFYYAMEYLDGITIEVLVRQYGWQPVSRTLWVMRQVAASLREAHESGLIHRDIKPLNIMLCRVGGEYDVAKVLDFGLVKNLSADPGATIVTNTTEISGTPMYIPPERVKHPTQADPRVDIYALGATAFFMLTGQTIFNAASAVDVLVQIVTKSIPSVKEASDRVIPDALQDLISRCLAKDPKDRPQTAEEVLKEVEKLMDDFPWTQQDAEDWWENNIPVDELIEMVIQEPEQRLLP, via the coding sequence ATGAATCAGCCAGAAAACGAAGTTGTTTTAAAGATCGCCGCGGAAGCTCGGCGCCGCCAAGGTGCTGCCCGCGAAGCGTTTCTGGATGATACGTGCGGCACCGATCAGGTCCTTCGCAAGCTGGTCGAAGACAAGATCCGCCCTAAGCCGGCAGGCACGTTGGTACCTGATCAAGCCAATGTCAGCCCGACCGTCGAAGCGCAGCCCACCTCTAAGCATTCGTTGCATCCTCGCCAGGGGCTGACTACGCGTTACCTGCCAGGCACAAGCTTTTTGGTGCGCGTTTGGGCTTCGAGTCTGTATCGCAAGATCGCGATTGTCAGCTTCATCGTGCTGATTATCTTGCTGGGTATCGGCGCGCGTTACATGGTCTGGAACGAACTCAGCAAAGTCCGCGAGCAAGAATTCACCGCGCTGCTGTCGGCCGACGTTCAGGCCCTGACCTCGTGGATCGAAACTCGCAAAGAGCACGTTTCGGTCGTCGCCAAAGATCAAGACGTGCGCGAAGCGATCCTCAGCCTGGTCAATGAAAAGCGAACCCTGCGCGACAAGTACTCGGCCGCGGATGTCCGAGAACAACTCGATTTCTTTCGCGAGCGTTTCCCGAAGTTCACCCGCCTTCGCGGCGAGGCGCAACGCTTTGTTGAAGAGAACGAGCCTATCGAGCTCGATCTAAGCAATGGGCCAACCCCTCGGAATCAGCCGGGCCTGATTGCCGATGAAGGCGTTTACTTCGTCGCCGACGCCGCCGGCACGATCCTCGCTTCCACCGAAGAGGAAGCAATCAATCAGAAGCTGGCAGGCACGCGCCGGACGCAGGTCTTTTCGGATATCTTCCAAAACAAAGCTGGCTTCATTCCGCCGATGCGTCCCGAACACGAAATGACCATTCCCGGTACGCGTCCCGATGTTGCGTTTACTTGGGTCTATCAACCCATCTACGACGACTTCAACGTGCCGACGGCGATCCTTTGCTTCGGTTACTATTCTGTCGGCAACTTTACCAAGTCGCTCATCAGTGCCCGAACCGGCATGACAGGCGAAGCGTACGCATTTGATGCCAACGGCCTGATGCTGACCGAAAGCCGCTTCACGAAAGACCTGTGGCGAATGGGGATCTTGCCGGAAGGAGAACCGACGCGGGCCAATCTCATGCTCCGTCCTCCCTTCGCCATGGAGCACCCCAACCCCGAAAATCATAGCCGCTTCACGCGAATGATCGGCGAAGCCATCGCCGAACACAGCAGTGGGCCGAAGTCAGGCGTGATGATGACGCCCTACCTCAATTACCGAGGACACTACGTCGTCGGCGCGTGGCAGTGGATCGACGAGTACAACTTTGGGGTCGCGTACGAGATTGAATCGCAGGAGTCGTTCCGCCCCTTCACCATCATTTCATATACGCAGTACGCCTTGCTGCTATTGATCGCCGGGTTTGCCGGGCTCGCGTATTACGCCGCATCTTCGCTGGTGCAAATGCGCCGCACTATTGGCGAACACACGGTCGTCGGTGCTTATGAACTCCTCCGCAAAATTGGCGAAGGGGGCATGGGACAGGTTTACCTTGCCCGGCATCAAATGCTCAAGCGTCCCACGGCCGTCAAGCTGATGCGTCCCGAGCAAACCGACGCTTCACTGCTCAAACGGTTCGAACGAGAAGTTCAACTCTCGAGCCGGCTGAAGCATCCCAACACGGTCGAGATCTACGACTACGGCAAGACGCCGGACGACATCTTCTACTACGCGATGGAATACCTGGACGGCATCACGATCGAAGTCCTCGTGCGGCAGTATGGCTGGCAGCCCGTCTCCCGCACGTTGTGGGTGATGCGACAAGTGGCCGCGTCGCTTCGCGAAGCCCACGAGAGCGGCCTCATCCATCGCGACATCAAGCCGCTCAACATCATGCTTTGCCGTGTCGGTGGCGAGTACGACGTCGCTAAGGTTTTGGACTTCGGACTGGTGAAAAATCTTTCGGCCGATCCCGGGGCGACCATCGTCACCAACACGACCGAGATCAGCGGCACGCCAATGTACATTCCGCCAGAACGGGTCAAGCATCCAACGCAGGCCGATCCTCGCGTTGACATCTATGCCCTGGGCGCAACGGCGTTTTTCATGCTGACCGGGCAGACCATCTTCAACGCTGCCAGCGCTGTGGATGTCTTGGTGCAGATCGTGACCAAGTCGATTCCGTCGGTGAAAGAAGCTTCTGACCGGGTTATCCCCGATGCCCTGCAAGACCTCATCTCACGCTGCCTGGCGAAGGACCCGAAAGATCGTCCTCAGACAGCCGAAGAAGTCCTGAAGGAAGTCGAGAAGCTGATGGACGACTTCCCCTGGACCCAACAAGATGCCGAAGACTGGTGGGAGAACAACATCCCTGTCGACGAGCTGATTGAAATGGTCATCCAAGAGCCGGAACAACGACTGCTGCCGTAG
- a CDS encoding SufE family protein, which yields MKRLTLNEPPTLTAEELIDDFEFAETKEERLKLIIELGRELPDLPDQLRRDEFKVQGCQSQVWLVPEVVEAEGQEKKIVFQADSDAHIVKGLVGILVMLLSGKSPQEILDFDLRGLFDTLKLEKHLVPARSNGLHSMVRKIHEIAVSVR from the coding sequence ATGAAGAGACTCACGTTGAACGAACCGCCCACCTTAACCGCGGAAGAATTGATCGATGACTTCGAGTTCGCTGAAACGAAGGAAGAGCGACTCAAATTGATCATTGAACTGGGACGCGAACTTCCCGATCTACCAGACCAGCTGCGGCGCGACGAATTCAAGGTGCAAGGATGCCAGAGCCAGGTTTGGCTCGTCCCGGAAGTTGTCGAGGCCGAGGGGCAGGAAAAGAAAATCGTCTTCCAGGCCGATAGCGATGCCCATATCGTGAAAGGCTTGGTCGGCATCCTGGTGATGTTGCTCTCAGGCAAGAGCCCTCAAGAGATTCTCGACTTCGACCTGCGAGGGTTATTCGATACGCTCAAGCTCGAAAAGCACCTGGTGCCAGCTCGCTCGAATGGCCTGCATTCGATGGTACGCAAGATCCACGAGATCGCCGTCAGCGTTCGCTAA
- a CDS encoding thioredoxin family protein has product MSLDWPTLFSSGLSYEDFLAKYANDNQKERWSAKLQTLSLSDAQKTLLASFTREMHVLCLSGAWCGDCVDQCPMLQLIDQASSNIHVRYIDRDDAPDDLKEAIKVCGGNRVPVVVFLNEDDQVTGMYGDRTLAKYRQMVEKLGGAACSTGISLHAAGEMDALTTSVLAEWVDQFERHQWICRTSTRLREKHGD; this is encoded by the coding sequence ATGTCCCTCGACTGGCCCACTCTTTTTTCCTCTGGCCTCTCCTACGAAGACTTTCTGGCGAAGTACGCCAACGACAATCAGAAAGAACGCTGGAGTGCGAAACTTCAGACGCTGTCGCTTAGTGATGCCCAGAAGACGTTGCTGGCCAGCTTCACCCGCGAGATGCACGTTCTTTGCTTGAGCGGGGCCTGGTGCGGCGATTGTGTTGATCAGTGCCCGATGCTGCAGTTAATTGATCAGGCATCCTCCAATATCCACGTTCGCTACATCGATCGAGACGATGCCCCGGATGATTTGAAGGAAGCGATCAAGGTGTGCGGCGGAAATCGTGTTCCGGTTGTTGTCTTTTTGAACGAAGATGATCAAGTGACCGGCATGTATGGCGATCGGACCCTGGCCAAGTATCGTCAAATGGTCGAGAAGCTCGGCGGAGCTGCCTGCAGCACCGGCATCTCGCTACATGCGGCCGGCGAGATGGATGCCCTGACCACCAGCGTGTTGGCTGAATGGGTCGACCAGTTTGAACGCCACCAGTGGATTTGCCGCACGTCGACCCGTCTTCGCGAGAAGCACGGCGACTAG
- a CDS encoding P-II family nitrogen regulator, with amino-acid sequence MKKIEAVVRHHKLDEIKEALVTKGFGGMTATEVQGFGRQKGQTETYRGAEYSIDFVPKIKIEIVCTDEQCQEIVDTIIQKAQSGQIGDGKIFISELTDAVRIRTAETGSSAI; translated from the coding sequence ATGAAGAAGATTGAAGCCGTCGTCCGCCACCACAAGTTGGACGAAATCAAGGAAGCCCTGGTAACTAAAGGGTTTGGTGGTATGACCGCAACGGAAGTCCAGGGATTTGGACGTCAGAAGGGACAGACGGAGACCTATCGCGGTGCGGAATACTCGATCGATTTCGTTCCTAAAATCAAGATTGAAATCGTCTGCACGGACGAACAGTGCCAGGAAATCGTCGATACCATCATCCAGAAGGCCCAGTCGGGTCAGATCGGTGATGGAAAGATCTTCATCTCCGAACTCACCGACGCTGTTCGCATTCGTACTGCCGAAACTGGATCGTCCGCGATCTAG